A window of the Brachyspira suanatina genome harbors these coding sequences:
- a CDS encoding ImmA/IrrE family metallo-endopeptidase: MDKLNLQEIADRCGYNKVYNEAKKQSILLNSLQNNLIDSLINRYITKSLLSHWKSAVESIVLETRQYKFKNFCRETSYTNPKVIKIMNVALYKIFIKEKKLFEYGYTLKDKYNWVDVIVINEEMSIKEKRCVVAHELAHIIIDRILKENIDIIPNMDFDNLNEEELANILMCYILLDKSFFYKNAQFEDYVITDVLDLKELRNSILKKYRK, from the coding sequence ATGGATAAATTAAATTTACAAGAAATAGCTGACAGATGCGGATATAATAAAGTTTATAATGAGGCAAAAAAACAATCGATTTTATTAAATAGTTTGCAGAATAATTTAATAGATAGTCTTATAAATAGATATATAACAAAATCTTTACTTTCACATTGGAAAAGTGCAGTAGAAAGTATAGTGTTAGAAACAAGACAATATAAATTTAAAAATTTCTGCAGAGAAACTTCATATACAAATCCAAAAGTAATAAAAATAATGAATGTGGCACTTTATAAAATATTCATAAAAGAGAAAAAGCTTTTTGAATATGGATATACTTTAAAAGATAAATATAATTGGGTTGATGTAATTGTTATAAATGAGGAAATGAGTATTAAAGAAAAAAGATGTGTGGTTGCTCATGAACTGGCACATATAATCATAGATAGGATATTAAAAGAGAATATAGATATAATTCCTAATATGGATTTTGATAATCTTAATGAGGAAGAATTAGCAAATATATTAATGTGCTATATACTTTTAGATAAATCATTTTTTTATAAAAATGCACAATTTGAAGATTATGTAATTACAGATGTTTTAGATTTGAAAGAATTAAGAAACAGCATATTAAAAAAATATAGAAAATAA
- a CDS encoding phage tail protein, giving the protein MSIILNENNIQAPFQYKISENSFELLKRNGKLELNTNNVQVKVFSGQRLFCADIGYAVDGPLENMEFLIDDIKVYPILLEELKDLQTVDVKDNEIYLVNNDINFKSIIFFPPSDLNKNFKFNITTYSSTFSAFMFDEIAKKLNSLDTNYPIKNYYENTDYKVNDIIKNNGYLYRVFKEFTSDSTDYYLKSNCSLITPFKKLELDTDYKANELIEYENNFFIVQQDFSYNQSSGPLTNLNGLLKPLQDIVVWFDGIAKIYKNQIIIKDNFSYIVLEDIENPVWDNIQSKLDYFNKAENTFYDDTNSGFGNNTNTVQKAIEKLKSGKQDSLRAGNNIDLNGNTISVIGGTNKEYVTGNNYYIDDLIIYDSKLYKVNENFTATDWSTDRAKLTLISSGGGGGSTEAIDVSYDNSKTNLEYITGYDFPKFKTPIPDTINLILTDVNKTTEYPATITKQADGSYILNASLSNVESLYGDKAILFVIKSIENETNNLLLMNILNIFWKYVGTDDWIANNGDIQIEGITDPIQFEFSGSLAGVSLGISKTDLSNFEKKTYNITLTIKNRQYHSIDTYFLGVDDNVSFLSIYLAYLNLQNNNGFVKLVGSINNTSIGTSATFSFLNTLSNYFNLVSAENYINTTQITSSTGKAVKYYFMQNASYKNAVDLVIAYQDGSIISTDDVFTFNLTPDKNYTVDPSYAEVSNVQELGEVLARRYMIPCYYEQLPDDNGNFLEEEEPANWYLALYDVVTTWELVHNTKAIVYRTEGTKASVSRVNGLQPYGIKPLTGNVTGGYSDGGPTGIFCRASGVFTVGGTDYNISLVDSMKDRKSWTLIDFNSNNQIKSYSDDLVMDNYLVRKWKLKSINGILVKDLLGK; this is encoded by the coding sequence ATGAGCATCATACTTAATGAAAATAATATACAAGCTCCGTTTCAATATAAAATAAGCGAAAATAGTTTTGAATTATTAAAAAGAAATGGAAAATTAGAACTTAATACTAATAATGTTCAGGTAAAAGTTTTTTCCGGACAAAGACTTTTTTGTGCTGATATAGGTTATGCCGTTGATGGTCCATTAGAGAATATGGAGTTCTTAATTGATGACATAAAAGTCTATCCTATTTTGCTTGAAGAATTAAAAGATTTACAAACTGTAGATGTTAAAGACAATGAAATATATTTAGTAAATAATGACATTAATTTTAAGAGTATAATTTTCTTTCCGCCAAGTGATTTAAATAAAAACTTTAAATTTAACATCACAACATATAGCAGTACTTTTTCAGCATTTATGTTTGATGAAATAGCTAAAAAATTAAACAGTTTAGATACGAATTATCCTATTAAAAATTATTATGAAAATACAGATTATAAAGTTAATGACATCATAAAAAATAACGGCTATCTTTATAGAGTTTTTAAAGAGTTTACAAGTGACAGTACAGATTATTATTTAAAAAGTAATTGTAGTTTAATAACACCTTTTAAAAAATTAGAATTAGATACTGATTATAAAGCTAATGAATTAATAGAATATGAAAATAATTTTTTTATAGTTCAGCAAGATTTTTCATATAATCAATCAAGCGGACCATTAACTAATTTAAACGGTTTATTGAAACCATTACAAGATATAGTAGTTTGGTTTGACGGAATAGCTAAAATATATAAAAATCAAATAATAATAAAAGATAATTTTTCTTACATAGTTCTTGAAGATATAGAAAATCCTGTTTGGGACAATATTCAAAGTAAATTAGATTATTTTAATAAAGCAGAAAATACTTTTTATGATGATACTAATTCAGGCTTTGGAAATAATACAAATACAGTTCAAAAAGCAATAGAGAAATTAAAATCAGGCAAGCAGGATAGTTTAAGAGCTGGAAATAATATTGATTTAAATGGTAATACTATAAGTGTAATAGGCGGCACTAATAAAGAATACGTTACCGGTAATAATTATTATATAGATGATTTAATAATATATGACAGCAAATTATATAAAGTTAATGAAAACTTCACTGCCACAGATTGGAGTACAGATAGAGCTAAACTTACTTTAATAAGTTCTGGCGGAGGCGGAGGATCAACTGAGGCAATAGATGTAAGTTATGATAATAGCAAAACTAATTTAGAATATATAACAGGCTATGACTTCCCAAAGTTTAAAACTCCAATTCCTGATACTATTAATTTAATATTAACAGATGTAAATAAAACCACAGAATACCCTGCTACAATTACCAAGCAGGCAGACGGAAGTTATATATTAAATGCTAGTCTTAGCAATGTTGAAAGTTTATATGGAGATAAGGCAATATTATTTGTCATAAAAAGTATAGAAAATGAAACAAATAACTTATTGCTAATGAACATACTAAATATATTTTGGAAGTATGTTGGCACTGATGACTGGATAGCCAATAATGGAGATATACAAATAGAAGGAATAACTGATCCTATTCAGTTTGAATTTTCAGGAAGCTTAGCAGGTGTATCATTAGGTATATCAAAAACAGATTTAAGTAATTTTGAGAAAAAAACATATAATATTACATTAACTATAAAAAACAGACAGTATCATTCTATTGATACTTATTTTCTAGGTGTAGATGATAATGTATCTTTTTTAAGTATATATTTAGCATATTTAAATCTTCAAAATAATAATGGATTTGTTAAATTAGTAGGCTCTATAAATAATACAAGCATCGGTACTTCAGCTACATTTAGTTTTTTAAATACTTTATCGAATTATTTTAATTTAGTTTCAGCTGAAAATTATATAAATACAACTCAAATTACATCAAGTACAGGCAAAGCAGTAAAATATTATTTTATGCAAAATGCCTCATATAAAAATGCTGTAGATTTAGTTATAGCATATCAGGACGGCAGTATAATTAGTACCGATGATGTATTTACTTTTAATCTTACCCCAGATAAAAATTATACAGTGGATCCAAGTTATGCAGAAGTTAGTAATGTTCAGGAGTTAGGAGAAGTTTTGGCAAGACGTTATATGATACCTTGCTATTATGAACAGCTTCCAGATGATAATGGTAATTTTTTGGAAGAAGAAGAGCCTGCTAATTGGTATCTAGCTTTATATGATGTAGTTACTACTTGGGAGTTAGTACATAATACAAAAGCCATTGTTTATAGAACAGAAGGAACAAAAGCAAGTGTATCGCGTGTCAATGGTTTACAGCCTTATGGTATCAAACCATTAACAGGAAATGTAACAGGTGGATATAGTGATGGCGGTCCAACAGGAATTTTTTGTAGAGCTAGCGGTGTATTTACCGTTGGTGGTACTGATTATAATATATCTTTAGTTGATTCTATGAAAGATAGAAAATCTTGGACATTGATAGATTTTAATAGTAATAATCAAATAAAAAGTTATTCTGATGACTTGGTTATGGACAATTACTTGGTTAGGAAGTGGAAATTAAAATCTATAAACGGAATTTTAGTAAAGGATTTATTAGGTAAATAA
- a CDS encoding glycoside hydrolase family 19 protein, giving the protein MLTKNQLLKIGIEEKWLEYLNNAFIKYHITDINEKAMFLAQTTHESNDYKKLEESFNYSPKRLFEVFRKRVGSLENAKKLCNEGAKAIADFVYGGRLGNAKDEGYKYRGRGIIQLTGKNNYKYYGEKLNIDLVNNPHLAKEPDTAIEVALLFWKEKECGLYAKLGDVKTVTKLINSGYNGLDDRQKRFDSILKILQG; this is encoded by the coding sequence ATGCTTACTAAAAATCAATTATTAAAAATAGGAATAGAAGAAAAATGGCTTGAATATTTGAATAATGCTTTCATAAAATATCATATTACAGACATCAATGAAAAAGCTATGTTTTTAGCTCAAACTACTCATGAAAGTAATGATTATAAAAAACTTGAAGAAAGTTTTAATTACAGTCCTAAAAGATTATTTGAAGTATTTAGAAAAAGAGTTGGATCTTTAGAGAATGCTAAAAAATTATGTAATGAAGGAGCTAAAGCTATAGCTGATTTTGTTTACGGAGGAAGATTAGGAAATGCCAAAGATGAAGGATATAAATACAGAGGCAGAGGCATAATTCAGCTTACAGGAAAAAATAATTATAAATATTACGGAGAAAAATTAAATATTGATTTAGTTAATAATCCTCACTTAGCAAAAGAACCTGATACAGCAATAGAAGTAGCTTTGCTCTTTTGGAAAGAAAAAGAATGCGGATTATATGCCAAATTAGGAGATGTGAAAACTGTAACTAAACTCATAAACAGCGGTTACAACGGACTTGATGACAGGCAGAAAAGATTTGATAGTATTCTTAAAATATTACAAGGTTAA
- a CDS encoding methyl-accepting chemotaxis protein, which produces MGKFDSIMFKIPLMVIVMILILSVTIISVSISLATKELNNVTASGFETSVNGFSSLIDSILSYQSTLIESYANIPTIKEYVSSHSEEVQNRAIRTMTVLFDNNDYIIDLLMLDLNGKVIESYDGSKDLTGTDISTKYNRLWTAFVNQNYKTTLSYSIYKEGNDIILPVLQGVKDNNNTVVGAFIAYVNWGKIIDESLKDSKNQFSTEKTLFIINDYSEIVYHNNKDRLFSKATDSLIIPENEVSGLLSYVREGVGISAFFKKLSTTRWIMVERTTDDLLYAPGKKMILIGIIIGIIGVIISAVVTIFYINGTIKPIKFIVKEAHDMAEGNFALSATIENRHDEIGELSHSFQVMRDKIVSVITDVLDASTEIANAATELYKGGEDLAERTEYQASSLEETASSMEEMASTIKSSAQHSIDGNNVMIDSRNAVEEGAVVIGNTTKMIEDVYESSAKIKNITKVIEDIAFQTNILALNASVEAARAGDQGRGFAVVASEVRNLAQNSQASAKDITLLIDDIYDKINKSAEMARHSQEIFSDIESKIEETSKIMRDISHTAVEQEAGVDQVNSAVSKMDSITQQNASLVEESTAASKSLLDQAKHLEELMSFFRL; this is translated from the coding sequence ATGGGTAAATTTGATAGTATAATGTTTAAAATACCATTAATGGTTATAGTAATGATACTTATATTATCGGTAACAATTATAAGCGTTTCAATCAGTTTAGCAACTAAAGAATTAAATAATGTAACAGCATCTGGGTTTGAGACTTCTGTTAATGGTTTTTCGTCCCTAATAGATAGCATACTATCTTATCAGTCTACGCTTATAGAATCTTATGCAAATATTCCTACGATAAAAGAATATGTTTCAAGCCATAGTGAAGAAGTTCAAAATAGAGCAATAAGAACTATGACAGTATTATTTGATAATAATGATTATATAATAGATTTACTTATGCTTGATTTGAATGGAAAAGTAATTGAAAGTTATGACGGAAGTAAAGATTTAACAGGTACAGATATATCCACAAAATACAATAGATTATGGACAGCATTTGTTAATCAAAATTATAAAACTACATTATCATATAGCATATACAAAGAAGGAAATGATATAATACTTCCTGTTTTACAAGGTGTTAAGGATAATAATAATACTGTAGTTGGAGCTTTTATAGCTTATGTAAATTGGGGAAAGATAATTGATGAAAGTTTAAAAGATTCAAAAAATCAATTTTCAACAGAAAAAACACTTTTTATTATCAATGATTATTCAGAAATAGTTTATCATAATAATAAAGACAGATTATTTTCTAAAGCTACAGATTCTCTTATAATACCAGAAAATGAAGTATCAGGACTTCTTAGTTATGTAAGAGAGGGAGTAGGAATATCAGCATTTTTCAAGAAATTATCTACAACTAGATGGATAATGGTGGAAAGAACAACTGATGACTTACTGTACGCACCAGGTAAAAAGATGATATTAATAGGCATTATAATAGGAATTATTGGAGTAATAATTTCTGCTGTTGTTACGATTTTCTATATAAATGGTACTATTAAACCTATAAAGTTTATAGTAAAAGAAGCACATGATATGGCTGAGGGTAATTTTGCTTTGAGTGCTACTATAGAAAATAGACATGATGAAATAGGTGAATTATCTCATTCATTCCAGGTTATGAGAGATAAAATAGTAAGTGTCATAACAGATGTATTAGACGCTTCTACAGAAATAGCTAATGCTGCTACTGAATTATATAAAGGCGGAGAGGATTTAGCAGAGAGAACAGAGTATCAGGCATCTAGTTTGGAAGAAACAGCTTCATCTATGGAAGAGATGGCTTCTACTATAAAATCTTCTGCTCAGCATTCTATTGATGGAAATAATGTTATGATAGATTCAAGAAATGCAGTTGAAGAAGGCGCTGTTGTTATTGGAAACACAACTAAAATGATAGAAGATGTTTATGAGTCTAGTGCCAAAATAAAGAATATCACTAAAGTGATAGAAGATATTGCTTTTCAAACTAACATACTTGCTTTGAATGCTTCTGTAGAGGCAGCAAGAGCTGGAGATCAAGGAAGGGGTTTTGCAGTAGTAGCAAGCGAAGTAAGAAACTTAGCGCAGAACTCTCAAGCATCAGCAAAGGATATAACTTTACTTATAGATGATATATATGATAAAATAAATAAATCAGCAGAAATGGCAAGACATTCTCAGGAAATATTCAGCGATATAGAATCAAAAATAGAAGAGACTTCTAAGATAATGAGAGATATAAGTCATACAGCAGTGGAGCAGGAAGCTGGAGTAGATCAAGTTAATAGTGCGGTATCTAAGATGGATAGCATAACTCAGCAGAATGCTTCTTTAGTAGAAGAGTCTACAGCGGCATCTAAATCTTTATTAGATCAGGCTAAACATTTGGAAGAATTAATGTCATTTTTTAGACTTTAA
- a CDS encoding methyl-accepting chemotaxis protein, with protein MKRFNSITFKIPLIVNIVIVVLSFTIIFSSIRIASKAINNATYSGFETSVNGYSTLLDTILEDQLLIMDAYSRIPTIIEYMETRSEYVKDRAIQTMINLFDNNDYIVTLDLIDLDGKVIEAYNGDDKNAGLDMAAAYPQLWKEFVDSGYDHATSDDIYKSDINKGFVLPILHSIYNLDNKLIGSFVAFVDWSRIINDTLEDTRNELSEEKTIFVVNEADLQCVYHNIDSTIGIKANESLMPPAGKASGIFTYTFNDVTRTAFFKRMQTQPWFMMAGITQKLLYAESKKMTIIGILLGVIGIIVSSIVSGFYIGKSIKPIKNIVDEAHEMANGNFVFQSKFTSRHDEIGELSQSFDMMRNRFVEVISEVLNASKEIASAASELHKGSEDLASRTEYQASSLEETASSMEEMASTIKSSAQNSVDGNEVMMASRNAVLEGGSVIANTTKMIEDVYDASAKIKNITKVIEDIAFQTNILALNASVEAARAGDQGRGFAVVASEVRNLAQNSQTSAKDITVLIEDIYEKINKSAEMARHSQEIFSDIESKIEETSKIMRDISHTAVEQEAGVDQVNSAVSKMDSITQQNASLVEESTAASKALLDQANHLEELMSFFKVY; from the coding sequence ATGAAAAGGTTTAATAGTATAACTTTTAAAATTCCTTTAATTGTTAATATAGTTATAGTTGTATTATCATTTACAATTATATTTTCTTCTATTCGAATAGCCAGCAAAGCAATAAATAATGCTACATATTCAGGATTTGAAACTTCTGTTAATGGCTATTCAACATTGCTTGATACAATACTTGAAGATCAGCTTCTTATAATGGATGCATATTCAAGAATACCTACGATAATAGAGTATATGGAAACAAGAAGCGAATATGTAAAAGATAGAGCCATACAAACTATGATCAATTTATTTGATAATAATGATTATATAGTTACATTAGATTTAATAGACTTAGATGGAAAAGTAATAGAAGCTTATAATGGAGATGATAAGAATGCCGGATTAGATATGGCAGCAGCATATCCTCAATTATGGAAAGAGTTTGTTGATTCAGGATATGATCATGCTACTAGTGATGACATATATAAATCAGACATAAATAAAGGATTTGTACTTCCTATATTGCATTCTATATATAATTTAGATAATAAACTTATAGGCAGTTTTGTTGCTTTTGTGGATTGGAGCAGAATAATAAATGACACTTTAGAAGATACAAGAAATGAATTATCAGAAGAGAAAACTATATTTGTTGTAAATGAGGCAGATTTACAGTGCGTATATCATAATATTGATTCTACAATAGGTATTAAAGCAAATGAATCTCTTATGCCTCCTGCAGGAAAAGCTTCAGGAATATTCACATATACTTTTAATGATGTTACTAGAACAGCATTTTTCAAAAGAATGCAAACACAGCCTTGGTTTATGATGGCTGGTATTACACAGAAGTTATTGTATGCAGAAAGTAAAAAAATGACTATAATAGGAATACTATTGGGTGTAATAGGTATTATTGTATCTTCTATAGTATCAGGATTCTATATAGGTAAATCTATAAAACCTATAAAAAATATAGTTGATGAAGCTCATGAAATGGCTAATGGAAATTTTGTTTTTCAGTCTAAATTTACTAGCAGACATGATGAAATAGGAGAATTATCACAGTCATTTGATATGATGAGAAATAGATTTGTAGAGGTAATTTCTGAAGTACTTAATGCCTCTAAAGAAATAGCAAGCGCTGCTTCAGAACTTCATAAAGGCAGTGAAGATTTGGCTAGCAGAACAGAATATCAGGCATCTAGTTTGGAAGAAACAGCTTCATCTATGGAAGAGATGGCTTCTACTATAAAATCATCAGCTCAAAATTCTGTAGACGGTAATGAGGTAATGATGGCTTCAAGAAATGCAGTATTAGAAGGCGGAAGTGTTATAGCTAATACTACTAAAATGATAGAAGATGTTTATGATGCCAGTGCTAAGATAAAAAATATCACAAAAGTAATAGAAGATATTGCTTTTCAAACAAATATACTTGCTTTGAATGCTTCAGTAGAGGCAGCAAGAGCAGGAGATCAGGGCAGAGGTTTTGCAGTAGTAGCAAGCGAGGTAAGAAACTTAGCTCAGAATTCACAAACTTCAGCTAAAGATATAACAGTTCTTATAGAAGATATATATGAAAAGATAAATAAATCAGCAGAGATGGCAAGACATTCGCAAGAGATATTCAGTGATATAGAATCAAAAATAGAAGAGACTTCTAAGATAATGAGAGACATAAGTCATACAGCAGTGGAGCAGGAAGCCGGAGTAGATCAAGTTAATAGTGCGGTATCTAAAATGGATAGCATAACTCAGCAGAATGCTTCTTTAGTAGAAGAGTCTACAGCAGCATCTAAGGCTTTATTAGATCAGGCTAATCATTTGGAAGAGCTTATGTCATTCTTTAAAGTGTATTAA
- a CDS encoding Na+/H+ antiporter NhaC family protein, with protein MEHYGLLGIIPPLLAIILALVTKEVIISLTLGILSGTLIIAHGNVFTAITIFTDKVAEMSGDAWNIRILLFCALLGAFVSMLSKTGATKAFGLWASKYLKTKKSILIFTWFFGLIIFIDDYFNSLSVGTVMRPVSDQNKISRAKLAYILDSTAAPVCILAPISTWVVTVMSYIRDSEGFESLNISEFVFFIKMIPYSVYPLLALAFVVLISLVFKDFGPMKRSEDNAQNGKLFDEELYGACPGNMETSSNNQAKWYDMVIAILVLIIVCIVMFPVTTYMGLVGSDGITTFSQAMSSISLNQAFLDTDASKALFYGAVISLMIMYIYYVARRLLSVRSAGNSIMEGVKSMVPALVVLALAWSIGSVIKSSPADGGLGLAAFLSEAVKGGGFPLWILPAIGYLLGCVIAFSTGTSWGTFAILIPIVIPIANGLAAANGYTDNALLNVLLINVGSVVSGAVFGDHCSPISDTTILSSTGSNCPLLEHVATQIPYAGLVAISAFIGVIVGGITLNPIVALLIGFIVMCVLALLAPKFYDKISSFKKS; from the coding sequence ATGGAACATTATGGTCTGTTGGGCATTATACCGCCTCTTTTAGCCATTATACTTGCTTTAGTAACCAAAGAAGTTATTATTTCACTTACGCTTGGTATACTATCTGGAACTTTAATAATAGCTCATGGTAATGTATTTACTGCTATTACAATATTTACTGATAAGGTAGCAGAGATGAGCGGGGACGCTTGGAATATAAGAATACTTTTATTCTGTGCTTTGCTTGGTGCTTTTGTTAGTATGCTTTCAAAAACAGGAGCTACTAAGGCTTTCGGTTTATGGGCTAGTAAATATTTAAAAACTAAGAAAAGTATACTTATATTTACTTGGTTTTTCGGACTTATCATATTTATAGATGATTATTTTAATAGTTTATCTGTTGGTACTGTTATGCGTCCAGTTTCAGATCAGAATAAAATTTCAAGAGCTAAACTTGCATACATATTAGATTCTACTGCAGCTCCTGTATGTATACTTGCTCCTATATCCACTTGGGTAGTAACAGTTATGAGTTATATAAGAGATTCAGAAGGTTTTGAATCTTTGAATATAAGTGAATTTGTTTTCTTTATAAAGATGATACCTTATTCTGTTTATCCGCTTCTTGCTTTAGCTTTTGTAGTTCTTATTTCTTTGGTATTTAAAGATTTCGGTCCTATGAAAAGAAGTGAAGACAATGCTCAAAATGGAAAACTTTTTGATGAGGAATTATACGGAGCTTGTCCTGGTAATATGGAAACTTCTTCAAACAATCAGGCTAAATGGTATGACATGGTTATAGCTATACTTGTACTTATAATAGTTTGTATAGTGATGTTCCCTGTTACTACATATATGGGATTAGTAGGAAGTGATGGAATAACAACTTTCTCTCAAGCTATGTCAAGCATATCTTTGAATCAGGCATTTTTGGATACTGACGCTTCTAAAGCTTTATTCTATGGTGCTGTTATTTCTCTTATGATAATGTACATCTACTATGTAGCTAGAAGATTATTGAGTGTTCGTTCTGCTGGAAACTCTATTATGGAAGGTGTTAAATCTATGGTTCCTGCATTAGTAGTTTTAGCATTAGCTTGGTCTATAGGAAGCGTTATCAAATCATCTCCTGCAGATGGTGGACTTGGACTTGCTGCTTTCTTATCTGAAGCTGTAAAAGGCGGCGGTTTCCCTCTTTGGATTCTTCCTGCTATAGGTTATTTACTTGGATGTGTTATAGCTTTCTCTACTGGTACAAGCTGGGGTACTTTTGCTATACTTATTCCTATAGTTATACCTATTGCTAATGGGCTTGCTGCTGCTAATGGTTATACTGATAACGCTCTTCTTAATGTTCTTCTTATAAATGTTGGTTCTGTTGTTTCGGGTGCTGTATTCGGAGACCATTGTTCTCCTATATCTGATACTACAATACTTTCATCTACTGGAAGTAACTGTCCTTTACTTGAGCATGTTGCAACACAGATCCCTTATGCTGGTTTGGTTGCTATATCTGCTTTTATTGGAGTAATAGTTGGAGGTATAACTTTAAATCCTATAGTTGCATTATTAATAGGTTTCATAGTAATGTGTGTACTTGCCTTACTTGCTCCTAAGTTTTATGATAAAATTTCAAGTTTTAAGAAAAGCTAA
- a CDS encoding GTP-binding protein, whose amino-acid sequence MKILIVSGFLGAGKTTLIKEMANKTKRDFVVMENEYGDVDIDSNILKDEGMNIWELTEGCVCCTMKQDFASSILTIANSLDPEYLIVEPTGAAKLSNIINNIKQIEYERIVLLKPITIIDGNTFDSFINSYDDIYTDQILNGSKIIISKIESKEEYEKEDLIKKIKSLIMRNNLPLDNIEILEEHYSNKDKKWWENILNSFLDDKYAIKELEKPKNEEMPDSISMKGCCVESENKFMTLLEDIIHGRFGFIARSKGFIKCGSNYFRYDVVGERYAVTGANENDKLEVVFIGKDLNRKLLREEFQPVYRDNIKHKEEHCEDYKK is encoded by the coding sequence ATGAAAATATTGATCGTTTCAGGATTTTTAGGCGCTGGAAAAACTACACTCATAAAAGAAATGGCCAATAAAACCAAAAGAGATTTTGTTGTAATGGAAAATGAATATGGCGATGTCGATATAGATTCTAATATATTGAAAGATGAAGGCATGAATATCTGGGAACTTACAGAAGGATGTGTATGCTGCACTATGAAACAAGATTTTGCTTCTTCTATACTCACAATAGCTAATTCTCTTGATCCTGAATACTTAATAGTGGAACCTACAGGAGCTGCTAAACTAAGCAATATTATCAACAATATAAAACAAATTGAATATGAAAGAATAGTACTTTTGAAACCTATAACTATAATAGACGGAAATACATTCGACTCTTTTATTAATTCCTATGATGATATTTATACTGATCAAATTTTAAACGGATCAAAGATAATAATATCTAAAATAGAGTCAAAAGAAGAATATGAAAAAGAAGATCTTATAAAAAAAATAAAGTCATTGATTATGAGAAACAATTTACCATTAGATAATATAGAAATACTTGAAGAACATTATTCTAATAAAGATAAAAAATGGTGGGAAAACATTTTAAATTCATTTTTAGATGATAAATATGCTATAAAAGAATTGGAAAAACCAAAAAATGAAGAAATGCCCGACTCTATAAGTATGAAAGGATGCTGTGTGGAAAGTGAAAATAAATTTATGACTTTACTTGAAGATATTATTCACGGACGCTTTGGATTCATAGCAAGGTCTAAAGGTTTTATAAAATGCGGTAGTAATTATTTTAGATATGATGTTGTAGGAGAAAGATATGCTGTTACAGGAGCAAATGAAAATGATAAGCTTGAAGTAGTATTTATAGGCAAAGATTTGAACAGAAAACTTTTAAGGGAAGAATTTCAGCCTGTATATAGAGATAATATCAAACATAAAGAAGAACATTGTGAAGACTATAAAAAATAG